A genomic segment from Leptolyngbya boryana PCC 6306 encodes:
- a CDS encoding sulfate/molybdate ABC transporter ATP-binding protein, with protein sequence MGIVVQDVSKRFGSFQAVDQVSLEIKSGSLVALLGPSGSGKSTLLRLISGLESPDSGRIFLTGEDATDRSVQDRNIGFVFQHYALFKHLTVRRNIAFGMDIRKMNAEKVKRRVDELLELVQLTGLGDRYPSQLSGGQRQRVALARALAVEPKVLLLDEPFGALDAKVRKDLRAWLRRLHDEVHVTTVFVTHDQEEAMEVSDEIVVMNKGKVEQIGTPADVYDHPASAFVMSFIGPVNVLPSSSRIFQNNGFDSAHPEMFLRPHDVLVETSPNGSTVAARVTRLIHLGWEIQAELTLDDGQVVSAHLTRDRFDELNLVPDQRVYVRPKDAKSFPLYYSI encoded by the coding sequence GTGGGTATCGTAGTACAGGACGTTTCTAAGCGATTTGGCAGTTTCCAGGCCGTAGATCAGGTCAGTTTGGAAATCAAAAGTGGCTCGTTGGTGGCACTTCTAGGGCCATCAGGTTCAGGTAAATCGACGCTGCTGCGGCTGATCTCAGGATTGGAAAGTCCAGATTCAGGACGAATTTTTCTCACGGGCGAAGATGCGACCGATCGCAGTGTCCAGGATCGCAATATTGGCTTTGTGTTTCAGCACTATGCTTTATTTAAGCATCTCACCGTGCGGCGCAATATTGCATTCGGCATGGACATCCGCAAAATGAATGCTGAAAAGGTCAAACGCCGTGTGGACGAGCTTTTAGAACTAGTGCAGTTGACGGGGTTGGGCGATCGCTATCCGTCTCAACTCTCCGGAGGACAGCGGCAGCGGGTCGCATTGGCGCGAGCATTAGCAGTAGAGCCGAAAGTTTTGTTATTAGATGAGCCATTTGGAGCTTTAGATGCGAAAGTGCGCAAAGATCTGCGGGCTTGGCTGCGGCGACTCCATGATGAGGTACATGTGACGACCGTGTTTGTGACGCACGACCAGGAAGAGGCGATGGAAGTCTCGGACGAAATCGTAGTGATGAATAAGGGCAAAGTCGAACAAATCGGTACGCCTGCCGATGTGTATGATCATCCGGCGAGCGCATTTGTGATGAGTTTTATTGGCCCAGTGAACGTGCTGCCCAGTTCGTCTAGAATTTTTCAAAATAATGGCTTTGATTCGGCGCATCCGGAGATGTTCTTGCGACCACATGATGTATTAGTCGAAACCTCTCCAAATGGTTCGACGGTTGCTGCGCGAGTGACGCGATTGATTCACTTAGGTTGGGAAATTCAGGCGGAACTGACGCTGGATGATGGACAAGTCGTGTCGGCACATCTGACCCGCGATCGCTTTGATGAGTTGAATCTTGTTCCTGATCAACGGGTGTATGTCAGACCCAAAGACGCAAAATCTTTCCCGCTCTATTATTCGATTTAA
- the ribH gene encoding 6,7-dimethyl-8-ribityllumazine synthase, with translation MTIFEGTFSQTESLRFAIVVGRFNDLVTTRLLEACQDCLKRHGINVDPHGTQVDYAWVPGAFELPLVARQFALSGRYDAVICLGAVIKGQTPHFDHVSSEVSKGIAAAGFQTGVPVIFGVLTTDTMQQALERAGIKSNLGWEYGMSALEMASLMRQVKGSVNNQQFNPSLSSSLPHTLPVSHSDSTGNNVH, from the coding sequence ATGACAATTTTTGAAGGAACGTTCTCTCAGACCGAATCTCTGCGGTTTGCGATCGTGGTTGGGCGATTTAACGACCTCGTGACCACCCGCTTGTTAGAAGCTTGTCAAGATTGCCTAAAGCGCCACGGAATCAATGTTGATCCGCATGGCACACAGGTTGATTACGCCTGGGTTCCAGGTGCATTTGAACTCCCTCTAGTGGCACGCCAATTTGCGCTGTCAGGGCGATATGATGCCGTCATTTGTTTGGGGGCCGTGATCAAGGGTCAAACTCCTCACTTTGATCATGTGTCTTCAGAAGTCTCGAAAGGGATTGCTGCGGCAGGTTTTCAGACTGGCGTACCTGTCATTTTTGGAGTCTTGACGACTGATACGATGCAGCAAGCTTTAGAGCGCGCTGGCATCAAGAGCAATTTAGGCTGGGAATATGGTATGAGCGCGCTGGAGATGGCAAGTCTTATGCGACAAGTCAAGGGCAGTGTGAACAATCAGCAGTTCAATCCTTCTCTCTCTTCGTCTCTCCCGCATACGCTGCCTGTGTCTCATTCCGACTCCACGGGCAACAATGTCCATTAA
- the psbZ gene encoding photosystem II reaction center protein PsbZ, translated as MTFIFQLALLALVLFSFIMVVGVPVAYASPQNWDTSKRLLYLGSGIWFALVIVVGLLNYLVI; from the coding sequence ATGACATTCATTTTCCAACTCGCATTGTTGGCACTCGTTTTATTTTCGTTCATCATGGTCGTTGGCGTACCTGTCGCTTACGCTTCCCCCCAAAACTGGGACACCTCCAAGCGCTTACTCTATCTTGGCTCCGGAATCTGGTTTGCTTTGGTGATTGTGGTCGGGCTTTTAAACTATCTCGTGATCTAA
- a CDS encoding CBS domain-containing protein gives MDVILCHTTADFDTLGAAVGVSRLRPQSRIVLSGGAHPPVRDFLALHRDEYPMIERRSVKPESIRSITVVDAQMRDRLGSTAVWLDLPQVEITLYDHHVEVDRDISAEHTFFDAVGATTTIVVEQLQAEEISITPIEATVMALGIHVDTGSLTFDHATARDAMALGWLMQQGASLKAIAQYVDPGLSPQLQALLSTAMKHLHTQEIEGNTIAWVMLETEEFVPGLSSLASSLMELTESDALLLGHRYSRGTGEALTVIGRSNIDGTNLNDLFQPQGGGHAKAASLSVRDVDAEAFLDRLIEQFKAQIPKPLSARELMSSPVRTIRPETTIEDAQRILLRYGHSGLSIVNQEDQLVGVISRRDLDIALHHGFSHAPVKGYMASNLKTITPETSLPEIEALMVTYDIGRLPVLEQGNLVGIVTRTDVLRQLHQGKKEPEKDLFPLRYLLRLERFAEPFQKLLTIAAQAAAERGWHLYLVGGAVRDLLLADPSEPVALSDIDLVVDGFHQAATVGAGVELARSLQTLYPQARLEIHGKFQTAALLWHNDTELDSLWIDIATARTEFYPYPAANPEVEASSIRQDLYRRDFTVNALALRLTNPRSSELLDFFGGVLDLRSRQIRVLHANSFIEDPTRIYRAVRFAVRLGFVLEPQTEGYIRHAIDSGVYEQRDRIVPALQTRLKSELKYILQAPYWRAAIRKLADLDALTCIHPMLKLDAALWRQMRLADWLQRCDMTIPHWQILLEVLIAKIDDRANVAQALQLPADAIKRLANLAEIERQLEQLPHCEKTSQMVQLLKLFSSETLILVAVRSSRTIRRLIWTYFSRWSLVKAPIDGTDLKALGYKPGKQFKQMLDDLLAATLDGEISDRAQAEAFLHKRYPLT, from the coding sequence ATGGACGTGATTCTATGCCATACAACAGCGGATTTTGATACCCTCGGCGCGGCTGTTGGGGTGAGTCGGTTACGTCCGCAGTCTCGCATCGTTTTGTCGGGAGGAGCGCATCCTCCAGTTCGAGATTTTTTGGCGCTGCATCGAGATGAGTATCCGATGATTGAACGGCGGTCGGTCAAACCCGAATCGATTCGATCGATTACGGTCGTAGATGCTCAAATGCGCGATCGCTTAGGCAGTACGGCTGTATGGCTCGATTTGCCGCAGGTGGAAATTACTCTATATGACCATCATGTTGAAGTCGATCGAGATATTTCGGCTGAACACACATTTTTTGATGCCGTTGGCGCGACTACGACAATTGTTGTCGAACAGTTGCAAGCGGAAGAAATCTCTATCACACCAATTGAAGCCACTGTGATGGCATTGGGAATTCATGTCGATACAGGTTCGTTGACGTTTGATCATGCGACGGCGAGAGATGCGATGGCACTCGGTTGGCTAATGCAGCAAGGGGCAAGCTTAAAAGCGATCGCGCAATATGTCGATCCAGGTTTATCTCCTCAGTTGCAGGCACTTCTGAGCACAGCGATGAAGCATTTACACACTCAAGAGATTGAGGGAAATACGATTGCCTGGGTGATGCTCGAAACAGAGGAATTTGTACCTGGGCTGTCGAGTTTAGCTTCGAGCTTGATGGAGTTAACCGAAAGTGATGCGCTTTTACTTGGGCATCGCTATTCCAGAGGTACGGGAGAAGCATTAACCGTGATTGGGCGATCCAATATTGACGGGACGAATCTGAATGACCTCTTTCAGCCACAAGGCGGGGGACATGCCAAAGCAGCTTCACTGAGTGTGCGAGATGTCGATGCAGAGGCATTTCTCGATCGCTTAATTGAACAATTCAAGGCGCAGATTCCCAAGCCTTTGAGTGCGCGCGAATTGATGTCTTCACCTGTGCGGACGATCCGACCTGAAACGACGATCGAGGATGCACAGCGGATTTTGTTGCGGTATGGGCATTCGGGATTGTCGATCGTGAATCAAGAGGATCAACTCGTTGGCGTGATTTCCCGTCGAGATTTAGACATCGCGCTGCATCATGGGTTTAGCCATGCGCCAGTGAAGGGCTATATGGCTTCAAATTTGAAGACAATTACACCAGAGACTTCACTCCCAGAGATCGAAGCGTTGATGGTGACGTATGACATTGGCAGGCTTCCAGTTTTAGAACAGGGAAACTTAGTTGGCATTGTCACGCGCACGGATGTGTTGCGGCAATTGCATCAGGGCAAAAAAGAGCCTGAAAAAGATTTGTTTCCACTCCGGTATCTCTTGAGATTGGAGCGATTTGCAGAACCGTTTCAGAAGCTTTTGACGATCGCGGCTCAAGCCGCCGCAGAACGGGGATGGCATCTTTATCTAGTGGGCGGAGCTGTTCGAGATCTGTTACTGGCTGATCCGTCTGAACCCGTCGCGCTCAGTGATATTGATTTGGTCGTAGATGGCTTTCATCAAGCGGCAACGGTTGGAGCGGGAGTCGAACTCGCTCGATCGTTGCAAACGCTCTATCCTCAAGCCCGCTTAGAAATCCACGGCAAGTTTCAAACGGCGGCACTCCTTTGGCATAACGATACAGAACTCGATTCACTTTGGATTGATATTGCAACGGCGCGAACTGAGTTTTATCCTTATCCAGCGGCGAACCCAGAAGTTGAAGCTAGTTCGATTCGGCAGGATTTGTATCGACGTGATTTTACCGTCAATGCTTTGGCTTTGAGATTGACCAATCCGCGATCGAGTGAGTTGCTTGATTTCTTTGGGGGAGTGTTGGATTTGCGATCGCGGCAAATCCGAGTGCTACATGCGAATAGTTTCATTGAAGATCCAACTCGAATCTATCGAGCTGTTCGGTTTGCTGTGCGATTGGGATTTGTCCTCGAACCGCAGACCGAAGGCTATATTCGACATGCGATCGACAGTGGTGTGTATGAACAGCGCGATCGCATTGTTCCAGCATTGCAAACTCGACTGAAATCAGAATTGAAATACATTTTGCAAGCCCCGTACTGGAGAGCAGCGATTCGCAAACTTGCTGATCTGGATGCTCTTACTTGTATTCACCCTATGCTCAAGCTAGATGCAGCCCTCTGGCGGCAAATGAGGCTTGCAGATTGGTTACAGCGATGTGACATGACCATTCCGCATTGGCAAATTTTGCTCGAAGTGTTGATTGCGAAAATTGACGATCGAGCAAACGTTGCTCAAGCCTTACAGCTTCCCGCAGATGCGATCAAGCGGCTGGCAAATTTAGCAGAAATTGAACGCCAGTTAGAGCAATTGCCGCACTGTGAAAAGACCAGCCAGATGGTGCAATTGCTCAAACTGTTTAGCTCAGAAACACTGATATTAGTTGCCGTCAGAAGTTCAAGAACCATCCGGCGATTGATCTGGACGTATTTCTCGCGCTGGTCATTGGTCAAAGCACCAATTGATGGAACAGATCTCAAAGCCTTGGGATACAAACCTGGAAAGCAGTTTAAGCAAATGTTAGACGACTTGCTAGCAGCAACGCTTGACGGAGAGATTAGCGATCGTGCACAAGCTGAAGCCTTTCTACACAAGCGGTATCCGTTAACATAG